Proteins encoded within one genomic window of Gracilimonas sp.:
- a CDS encoding FecR family protein, which produces MMKISKKVLYSFFTFLIVMGVVSAEVAAFQADRHIGVVRRFKPDVTVTNLDLEKYIKLNLSENIGEKLFAGDSLFTDPEGFALVFFMDRSVAKVKPNSLLIVNGEVETTRKSSNTRINLERGEIFLNVEPQGNNDFEVATSRSLASVKGTDFGSKSNGYTWVQEGQVDVTALNSGQTVSLFEKMFAQVDEPGNNIESGTLTDQELSNLNEGFDEVDNNLIRKEVILKFRDQNGQLREIIIEIFEEEGQN; this is translated from the coding sequence ATGATGAAAATATCAAAAAAAGTATTGTATTCGTTTTTCACGTTTTTAATTGTAATGGGGGTTGTTTCAGCAGAAGTTGCAGCCTTTCAGGCAGATCGTCACATTGGTGTTGTTCGCAGATTTAAACCGGATGTAACGGTTACCAATCTTGATCTTGAAAAATATATAAAACTGAATTTATCAGAAAATATAGGAGAAAAGTTGTTCGCCGGAGACAGCTTATTTACCGATCCGGAAGGGTTTGCTTTGGTTTTCTTTATGGATAGAAGTGTGGCAAAAGTAAAACCCAACTCCCTGTTGATTGTAAATGGTGAAGTGGAAACCACCAGAAAAAGCAGCAATACCCGCATAAATCTGGAGCGAGGTGAAATTTTTCTAAATGTGGAACCACAAGGAAATAATGATTTTGAGGTAGCCACTTCCCGGTCCCTGGCATCGGTAAAAGGAACGGATTTTGGCTCTAAATCAAATGGGTATACTTGGGTGCAGGAAGGGCAGGTAGACGTCACAGCTCTAAATTCAGGACAAACAGTTTCGTTATTTGAGAAAATGTTTGCTCAGGTTGATGAGCCTGGAAATAATATTGAATCAGGTACTTTAACAGATCAGGAATTGAGTAATCTCAATGAGGGCTTTGATGAGGTGGATAACAACTTGATTCGAAAAGAAGTGATCTTGAAATTCAGAGATCAAAATGGCCAATTACGTGAAATAATAATTGAGATTTTCGAGGAAGAAGGTCAGAATTAA
- a CDS encoding adenylate/guanylate cyclase domain-containing protein, which produces MAKNKSSKKRVASVLLIAVSAFIASFLLMLFKPVQILELKYNDRLFEWRGPLDVSDSPIVLVAISQQADEEIPQKYPWPTNLHARLVDNLNRAGAKAIVFDVVFDNRDRYDSKNDTLFAEALKRHKNVILAGELQRSETEVSNKTSTMFPIPVLSVNNPNPVALVRVYLDLDGAVRSYRFGDRHLEQSYYRLSLEAIRKYKEISYEDIDPIGPNPESEYFNFGPFDILKDRPNSFLINFYGPEGIFPEVSYEEVIDDSGYTTVFESELEFGINSFDDPEIGHLNLGTFEDKIVIVGATMPLLKDFYATPFANDGNNARPGYEIHANAIQTILDSNYIERFRGWYTLLIMLFFCLTITLVNRIFSANLGVLTSILLGGAYFGITYWAFVNHNLLMILTGPLLAVFITQAGMVSYEYYIEQKEKRRIRGMFASYVSPELVNRMIESGEEPQLGGEETYMTAFFSDIVSFSTFSEQLEAKELVKLINEYLSSMTNILNERGGTLDKYIGDAIVAFFGSPVYMEDHALQACVTSQLMQKELNVLREKWAEDGWPDIVTNMQQRMGMNTGMMVTGNMGSSRRFNYTMMGDNVNLAARCESGAKQYGVFTMVTEATKIEAEKFGDACVFRQLDNIVVKGRTKPVKMFEIADLKDDAGQQLYDCVGLYEEGLEYYFNRDWDKAKSKFMESLTLERYEQNPSGIFIERCEMMKKNPPAEDWNGVFIMESK; this is translated from the coding sequence ATGGCTAAAAACAAAAGCAGTAAAAAAAGAGTAGCTTCGGTTCTGTTAATAGCTGTTTCTGCGTTTATTGCGTCCTTTCTTTTGATGCTTTTCAAGCCCGTTCAGATTCTGGAGCTTAAATATAATGATCGGCTTTTTGAATGGCGGGGTCCGCTCGATGTAAGTGACTCACCGATTGTACTGGTGGCTATCAGTCAGCAAGCAGATGAAGAAATTCCTCAAAAGTATCCATGGCCCACTAACTTGCATGCACGGCTGGTTGACAATCTAAACCGGGCGGGAGCTAAAGCCATTGTTTTTGATGTAGTTTTTGACAATCGTGACCGGTATGATTCAAAAAACGATACGTTATTTGCCGAAGCACTGAAGCGGCACAAGAATGTGATATTGGCCGGAGAATTACAGCGAAGTGAAACGGAAGTTTCCAATAAAACATCCACCATGTTCCCAATTCCGGTACTTTCGGTCAACAACCCCAACCCGGTGGCCTTGGTGAGAGTGTATCTTGATTTGGATGGAGCGGTGCGTTCGTACAGATTCGGAGACAGGCATCTGGAGCAGAGCTATTACAGGCTTTCATTGGAAGCGATCAGGAAATACAAAGAAATATCTTATGAAGATATTGACCCAATAGGCCCGAATCCCGAAAGTGAATATTTTAATTTTGGCCCTTTCGATATCCTCAAAGACAGACCGAATTCATTCCTTATTAACTTTTACGGTCCGGAAGGCATATTCCCGGAAGTTTCTTATGAAGAAGTGATTGATGATTCCGGCTATACTACGGTATTTGAATCGGAGCTGGAGTTCGGCATAAATAGCTTTGATGATCCGGAGATAGGGCATTTAAATCTCGGTACTTTCGAGGATAAGATTGTAATTGTAGGTGCTACCATGCCCCTGCTTAAAGATTTTTATGCTACACCTTTTGCTAATGACGGAAATAATGCAAGGCCGGGATATGAGATTCATGCCAACGCTATTCAAACCATTTTAGACAGTAATTACATAGAGCGTTTCCGGGGCTGGTACACCTTATTGATAATGTTGTTTTTCTGCCTGACCATCACCCTGGTAAACCGGATTTTCAGTGCAAATTTAGGGGTGTTGACTTCTATACTTCTTGGGGGTGCTTATTTTGGGATTACTTATTGGGCTTTTGTGAATCACAATTTGTTAATGATATTGACCGGCCCTTTACTTGCCGTCTTCATAACTCAGGCAGGGATGGTCAGTTACGAATATTACATAGAACAAAAAGAAAAACGACGCATCAGAGGGATGTTTGCCTCCTATGTATCGCCGGAATTAGTCAACCGAATGATAGAATCCGGAGAAGAACCGCAGCTGGGTGGAGAAGAGACCTATATGACGGCTTTCTTTAGTGATATCGTATCCTTTTCCACATTTTCAGAGCAACTGGAGGCGAAGGAGTTGGTGAAGCTTATCAATGAGTATCTGAGTTCTATGACTAATATCTTAAATGAGCGGGGAGGAACGCTGGATAAATATATTGGAGATGCCATCGTAGCCTTTTTTGGTTCGCCCGTTTATATGGAAGACCATGCGTTGCAGGCCTGTGTTACATCGCAATTAATGCAAAAGGAATTAAATGTGCTCAGAGAAAAATGGGCTGAAGACGGCTGGCCCGATATCGTGACAAACATGCAGCAGCGAATGGGAATGAATACCGGGATGATGGTAACAGGAAACATGGGTTCAAGCCGCCGTTTCAATTATACCATGATGGGGGATAATGTGAACCTGGCGGCCCGGTGTGAAAGCGGAGCCAAGCAATATGGAGTGTTTACTATGGTGACCGAAGCCACCAAAATAGAAGCAGAGAAATTTGGAGATGCGTGTGTATTCCGGCAACTGGATAATATCGTGGTGAAAGGGCGCACTAAACCGGTAAAAATGTTCGAGATTGCTGATCTCAAGGATGATGCCGGTCAGCAGCTCTACGATTGTGTCGGATTATATGAAGAGGGACTTGAGTATTATTTCAACCGGGATTGGGATAAAGCAAAATCGAAATTCATGGAATCTTTGACGTTGGAGAGATATGAGCAAAATCCATCCGGTATTTTTATTGAGAGATGCGAAATGATGAAGAAAAATCCACCGGCAGAAGACTGGAATGGTGTATTCATTATGGAGAGCAAGTGA
- the hpt gene encoding hypoxanthine phosphoribosyltransferase has product MSSSFYQPDTVTCNGEKFKLFITKEQIDERMNQLGNQLDRDYADKKPIFIGILNGAFIFLADIMRHVSIDCEVDFMKLSSYGDEKVSSGEVTELKHIDAKIEGRHVILVEDIIDTGLSMNYMLKRIKENNPASVAVCTLLHKKEATKHEVQIDYVGFEIPNAFVLGYGLDYAQEGRNLSQIYVIDDGEAK; this is encoded by the coding sequence ATGAGTTCATCTTTTTATCAGCCCGATACTGTAACCTGTAACGGCGAGAAGTTTAAACTTTTCATCACCAAAGAACAGATTGACGAGCGCATGAATCAGCTTGGTAATCAGCTGGATAGAGATTACGCCGATAAAAAACCTATTTTTATCGGAATTTTAAACGGTGCTTTTATTTTCCTGGCCGATATCATGCGGCATGTAAGTATAGATTGTGAAGTGGATTTCATGAAATTGAGCAGCTACGGAGACGAAAAAGTTTCTTCGGGTGAAGTCACCGAACTCAAGCATATTGATGCAAAAATTGAGGGCCGGCATGTGATTTTGGTTGAAGATATTATTGACACCGGCCTTTCCATGAATTATATGCTTAAGCGTATTAAAGAAAATAACCCGGCTTCAGTGGCTGTTTGCACACTGCTTCATAAAAAAGAAGCTACAAAACATGAAGTACAAATTGACTATGTTGGTTTTGAAATCCCCAATGCTTTTGTATTGGGTTACGGCTTAGATTATGCTCAGGAAGGCCGTAATCTTTCTCAGATCTATGTGATAGATGATGGAGAAGCTAAATAA
- the tilS gene encoding tRNA lysidine(34) synthetase TilS, protein MAKSISKKLRDHLSNCLSDYFEEGALFVIGVSGGPDSMALLYLFHLLDVDVLTVHVNYGKRGKQADKDQELVEQMAFAWGFECCSIRLDPKEAKDRNFQDWARQQRYQFFRDLRDDFKADAIVTAHHQDDQVETILQKIFRGSAPTAWQGMQIWDGKLFRPLLPFSKEEILDFCELESVPYRIDKSNERSDFARNFIRNEFSEKMDRFFPGWKKNILDLPNQGKSFEAGMAALADQVSQNNTIYLKKFAELPETVKPAVIKTILDQFGMKSEYSKGQLKELAEIETLQTGKNLKIGNLLLTRDRDKIHLHTDKENEKVQVIISKEQAEKGVKEGEISLKTAHNLDTDANLKLDQDKLSWPVTLRSWQAGDSFQPLGMEGNQKISDHLTNRKIPTTIREKGLVLCGSDGTIYAIIYPALSANEEWGAIAEMAKLTSTTQTLLTINIL, encoded by the coding sequence ATGGCTAAATCGATTTCAAAAAAACTCCGGGACCATCTTTCAAACTGCCTCTCTGACTATTTTGAGGAAGGTGCACTTTTTGTAATCGGGGTGAGTGGCGGACCGGATTCCATGGCATTGCTTTATCTTTTTCACCTGCTGGATGTTGATGTATTGACGGTACATGTGAATTACGGCAAGCGCGGGAAACAAGCAGATAAAGATCAGGAACTGGTGGAGCAAATGGCTTTCGCGTGGGGGTTTGAATGCTGTTCCATACGGCTGGATCCAAAAGAAGCCAAAGACCGCAACTTTCAGGATTGGGCAAGGCAGCAACGGTATCAATTTTTTCGGGATTTGAGGGACGATTTTAAAGCAGATGCCATTGTAACTGCTCATCATCAAGACGATCAGGTAGAAACGATTTTGCAAAAGATCTTCAGGGGAAGTGCTCCCACAGCCTGGCAGGGAATGCAAATTTGGGACGGGAAATTGTTCCGCCCTTTGCTTCCATTCAGTAAAGAAGAAATTTTGGATTTTTGTGAGCTTGAATCCGTTCCCTACCGCATCGACAAAAGTAACGAGCGTTCTGATTTTGCACGGAATTTTATCCGAAATGAGTTCAGCGAAAAAATGGATCGCTTTTTCCCCGGCTGGAAAAAAAACATCCTGGATCTTCCCAATCAAGGGAAGTCTTTTGAAGCAGGAATGGCAGCCCTGGCTGACCAGGTCTCACAAAACAACACCATTTACCTGAAGAAATTTGCTGAGCTTCCGGAAACAGTGAAGCCGGCCGTTATCAAAACCATACTGGATCAGTTCGGGATGAAAAGCGAATATTCCAAAGGGCAATTGAAGGAGTTGGCTGAAATTGAAACCCTGCAAACCGGAAAAAATCTTAAAATCGGCAACCTTTTATTAACTCGTGACCGGGATAAAATTCATCTCCACACAGACAAAGAAAATGAGAAGGTTCAGGTTATTATTTCAAAGGAACAAGCTGAGAAAGGCGTAAAGGAAGGCGAAATCAGCCTCAAAACGGCACATAATTTAGACACGGATGCGAACTTAAAACTGGATCAGGACAAACTAAGCTGGCCGGTTACCTTACGAAGCTGGCAGGCCGGGGATTCTTTTCAACCCCTTGGCATGGAAGGCAACCAAAAAATTTCCGATCATCTTACCAACCGTAAAATCCCGACAACTATCCGTGAAAAAGGCTTGGTATTGTGCGGATCAGATGGTACTATTTACGCCATTATTTATCCTGCTTTATCGGCGAATGAAGAATGGGGTGCCATCGCAGAAATGGCTAAACTTACATCCACAACACAAACTTTATTGACGATTAATATTTTATAG
- a CDS encoding DUF1643 domain-containing protein, with the protein MFKDKPWIYDHDEPLTRYSLGQEGENPLICFGVNPSTAKPNDLDPTVASVARFARDHGYDGWLMFNLYPQRATNPDKMHRRFQNEIHQKNVDVIANLTEGLSADVWCAWGTLIEKRSYLSRCLQDIFDVLAQNNCTYFKRGRISKAGHPHHPLYLKKTAPPETFDLDKYVKVVVNGRDG; encoded by the coding sequence ATGTTTAAAGACAAACCCTGGATTTATGATCATGATGAACCCCTCACCCGTTATTCGCTGGGACAAGAAGGAGAGAACCCGCTGATTTGTTTTGGGGTGAACCCAAGCACGGCAAAACCAAATGATCTGGATCCTACGGTGGCTTCGGTGGCTCGTTTTGCACGAGATCACGGCTACGATGGCTGGTTGATGTTCAACCTTTATCCCCAGCGGGCTACCAATCCCGATAAAATGCACCGTCGCTTTCAGAATGAAATCCACCAAAAAAATGTGGATGTGATCGCCAATTTAACAGAGGGATTATCTGCCGATGTCTGGTGTGCATGGGGTACACTGATCGAAAAACGTTCTTACCTTTCCCGGTGCCTGCAAGATATTTTTGATGTGCTTGCTCAAAATAACTGTACATACTTTAAACGAGGAAGGATCTCAAAAGCGGGACATCCGCATCATCCGCTCTACCTCAAAAAAACAGCGCCGCCGGAAACCTTTGATCTGGACAAGTATGTGAAAGTGGTGGTCAATGGTCGGGATGGGTGA
- a CDS encoding Fic/DOC family N-terminal domain-containing protein encodes MSDYANQPYNILPLLPPEKNPETPDVLKAAIAANRSLAELKGKAESLPNPTILINSIVMQEAKASSEIENVVTTNDKLFMALSANDQQTDPQTKEVLRYRQALWEGVSELEKGSFGPDLYIKLMQIIKGTELGIRDDSGTVIANPNTRKIIYWPPEGKELIRKLLENLESYIHADDKTDPLIKMAVMHYQFEAIHPFEDGNGRTGRILNILYLIHQGLLHQPVLYLSDYIISHKSDYYRLLREVTEQDAWEHWIVFMLEAVKSTADRTMKRIDEIRKLLDETLELAKEKLPDRVYSKELIELLFEQPYCKVKFLVDRGLAKRQTAADYLKELESAGILKSKQAGREVLYLNIRLYDLLASP; translated from the coding sequence ATGTCAGATTATGCCAATCAGCCATATAATATTTTACCCCTGCTTCCGCCGGAGAAAAATCCGGAAACACCGGATGTTTTGAAGGCAGCGATTGCAGCAAATCGCTCATTGGCTGAATTGAAGGGAAAGGCGGAAAGTTTGCCGAATCCCACCATCCTCATTAACAGTATAGTGATGCAAGAGGCGAAGGCGAGTTCGGAAATTGAAAATGTGGTAACGACCAACGACAAGCTGTTCATGGCTTTGTCGGCTAATGATCAACAAACCGATCCGCAGACTAAAGAAGTATTGCGCTACCGGCAGGCACTTTGGGAGGGAGTCAGCGAATTGGAGAAGGGATCATTCGGACCTGATCTCTATATCAAGCTCATGCAGATTATCAAGGGAACCGAATTGGGAATAAGGGATGATTCGGGCACGGTGATAGCCAATCCGAATACCCGGAAAATCATTTACTGGCCGCCGGAGGGGAAAGAACTGATTCGAAAACTGTTGGAGAACCTGGAATCGTATATCCATGCCGATGACAAAACCGATCCGCTTATCAAAATGGCCGTCATGCATTATCAATTTGAAGCGATTCATCCTTTTGAGGATGGAAATGGGAGGACCGGCCGGATTCTGAATATTCTGTATCTGATTCACCAGGGGTTATTGCATCAACCGGTGCTGTATCTGAGTGATTACATCATCAGCCATAAATCTGATTATTACCGATTGCTGCGGGAAGTGACCGAGCAAGATGCGTGGGAGCACTGGATTGTATTTATGCTGGAAGCAGTGAAGTCTACTGCCGACCGAACCATGAAGCGTATTGACGAAATCCGGAAACTACTTGATGAAACCCTTGAATTGGCAAAAGAGAAATTACCCGATCGTGTGTATTCCAAGGAGCTGATTGAACTGTTGTTCGAGCAGCCTTACTGTAAAGTGAAGTTTCTGGTGGATCGTGGCTTAGCCAAACGACAAACAGCAGCCGATTACCTGAAAGAGCTGGAAAGTGCCGGCATCCTCAAGAGTAAACAAGCCGGACGCGAAGTGCTGTACCTCAATATCCGCCTTTACGATTTACTGGCTTCTCCCTGA
- a CDS encoding carboxypeptidase-like regulatory domain-containing protein, which produces MYRVIIIMLISGFSILGNTDLLYAQGIVAGRLTDTDTKEPLQGAHVFLSGTKIGAQTDRAGRYFIRDIPPGFYRLVISRIGYGRKTYGLNVRPGDRKNIDLSLKQVVYEMSEIDVAPQGRKWQKNYERFEELFLGYTEEADSTVILNPEVLRFDSNFWGRLTAEALAPLKIENHALGYYITYYLDEFKHTGIRTFWDGEPLFTAMIPSDSLQQIRWEENRRKAFYGSMRHFWLSLLHDRLEEEGFLLYNVKKSRQPGMADNRWPVTVDNLVRPDENLYLYRVQYSGFLEVIFTQEAIDPRYLDWTQDRDLGPGSPQISWLELNERSITVDADGEVIEPYGVIQLGYFGFRRLADLTPRGYRPDDF; this is translated from the coding sequence ATGTACCGTGTCATTATTATAATGCTGATAAGCGGTTTTTCAATTTTAGGAAATACCGATCTGCTGTATGCTCAGGGCATTGTTGCCGGCCGGTTGACCGACACCGATACCAAGGAACCGTTGCAGGGTGCACATGTCTTTTTATCGGGAACCAAGATCGGTGCCCAAACTGACCGGGCCGGTCGCTACTTCATTCGGGATATTCCCCCCGGCTTTTACCGGCTGGTTATTTCCAGGATTGGGTATGGCAGGAAAACCTATGGCCTTAATGTTAGACCGGGAGATCGCAAAAACATAGATCTCAGCCTGAAGCAGGTGGTCTATGAAATGAGCGAAATTGATGTGGCACCGCAGGGCAGGAAATGGCAAAAAAACTATGAGCGTTTCGAAGAACTGTTTCTTGGTTATACTGAAGAAGCAGACTCTACTGTCATCCTCAACCCGGAAGTATTGCGCTTTGACTCCAATTTCTGGGGTCGCCTGACGGCCGAGGCCCTGGCTCCGCTGAAGATTGAAAACCATGCGCTTGGTTATTACATCACCTACTACCTTGATGAATTTAAACATACGGGAATCAGGACCTTTTGGGACGGGGAACCCCTGTTTACGGCGATGATACCCTCAGACTCGCTGCAGCAAATCCGGTGGGAGGAGAACAGGCGAAAGGCCTTTTATGGGTCGATGCGTCATTTCTGGCTTTCTTTGCTGCATGACAGGTTAGAAGAAGAAGGTTTCCTTCTTTACAACGTGAAAAAATCGCGACAACCCGGCATGGCTGATAATCGATGGCCGGTTACGGTGGATAACCTCGTACGCCCGGATGAGAACCTTTACCTGTATCGGGTTCAATATTCAGGGTTTTTGGAGGTCATTTTTACCCAAGAGGCCATAGATCCCCGCTATCTGGACTGGACACAAGATCGGGATCTGGGACCGGGAAGTCCTCAGATTTCCTGGCTGGAACTTAATGAACGATCCATTACGGTAGATGCAGACGGCGAGGTGATAGAACCTTATGGAGTCATTCAGTTGGGATACTTCGGTTTCCGGCGGCTGGCCGACCTGACACCCCGGGGATACCGCCCGGATGATTTCTGA
- a CDS encoding HAD domain-containing protein — MNGNESIAENKLTLFVDIDGVLNTEAHLRRQIKETGRSTNRSWCPTAMAHLKLLVEYYNGQIVVSSTWRYDHSLRQLKELFENNGVPGKYVIGVTPSLIYENSGKVTRGDEIRRWITDNLHTEEIPRYAILDDMDEGLSRFGERFIQCDPEVGLADKEKVKRVAGLV; from the coding sequence ATGAATGGAAATGAAAGTATAGCGGAGAATAAGCTCACCCTCTTTGTGGATATTGACGGCGTGCTGAATACGGAGGCGCATCTGCGGAGGCAGATCAAAGAAACCGGGAGGTCCACCAACCGGAGCTGGTGCCCGACGGCGATGGCGCACCTGAAGCTGCTGGTGGAGTATTATAACGGGCAGATTGTAGTGAGTTCCACCTGGCGGTATGACCATTCCCTCCGGCAGCTAAAGGAATTGTTCGAGAACAATGGTGTGCCCGGGAAATACGTGATCGGGGTCACCCCTTCCCTGATCTACGAAAACTCCGGGAAGGTGACCCGCGGAGATGAAATCCGCCGCTGGATCACCGATAACTTGCATACGGAGGAAATCCCCCGATATGCCATCCTGGATGATATGGACGAAGGACTGAGCCGGTTCGGCGAGCGCTTTATCCAATGCGACCCGGAGGTCGGCCTCGCCGATAAGGAAAAGGTGAAGAGGGTGGCGGGGTTGGTTTAA
- a CDS encoding serine hydrolase domain-containing protein encodes MMKRIGMLLVMLCVFGLNQTVQAQEQDDKEESKTDYTEAITLVEVWLDAMQKYDELPGVSAIALKDQEVIWKGAFGEANPEEERAMAPNTICSVCSISKLFTSVAIMNLYEEEKLRLDDEIQDLLPEYDLEQQYQLSGPITVRNLLTHSSGLPRENKYSHWTDPSLEFPTKEEILKALEDQETLYPSSTYFQYSNLAMTLLGFVVEEISGQPYDDYIQQTILDPLSLSDTRPDMPKELWGSQLAIGYSYETMDGEQLKVDLFDPNGVTPAAGFSSTVEDLASFAAWQFRLYEAEDEEILHPATIKNMHNIHWMDSDFGTSWGLGFSVYKGPDGKKWVGHGGHCPGYKSTLAMIPETKMAYSVMINSSNPNPGKYAQGIHAILSKAGEIESAEDDTLAAELKEYAGYYQGEVMKSTSYVGTWGDKLVMMGLPSGDPGNFNTYRRVDKDHFVRIRDNKEDGESMRFIRNEDGEVIQMKYYDNYISDKISID; translated from the coding sequence ATGATGAAAAGAATTGGAATGCTGCTTGTTATGCTATGCGTGTTCGGACTGAATCAAACCGTTCAGGCGCAGGAACAGGATGATAAAGAGGAATCAAAGACGGATTATACCGAGGCCATCACCTTGGTGGAAGTGTGGCTGGATGCCATGCAAAAGTACGATGAACTGCCCGGCGTCAGTGCCATTGCGCTTAAAGATCAGGAAGTGATTTGGAAAGGTGCTTTTGGGGAAGCCAATCCCGAAGAAGAACGTGCCATGGCTCCCAATACCATCTGCAGCGTCTGCTCAATTTCGAAGTTATTTACCTCTGTCGCCATCATGAATCTGTACGAGGAAGAGAAACTTCGATTGGATGATGAAATTCAGGATCTGCTCCCGGAATATGACCTGGAACAACAATATCAACTCAGCGGCCCCATTACCGTTCGGAATTTGCTTACTCATTCCTCGGGACTTCCCCGCGAAAACAAGTATTCCCACTGGACAGACCCCAGCCTCGAATTTCCGACCAAAGAAGAGATCCTGAAAGCCCTGGAAGATCAGGAAACGCTGTACCCATCTTCTACCTATTTTCAATACAGTAACCTGGCGATGACTTTGCTGGGATTTGTAGTTGAGGAAATATCCGGTCAGCCTTACGACGACTACATTCAGCAAACCATTTTAGACCCGCTTAGCCTGTCTGACACGCGTCCCGATATGCCGAAAGAACTCTGGGGAAGTCAACTTGCCATAGGATATTCCTACGAAACCATGGATGGCGAACAGTTGAAAGTAGATCTATTCGATCCAAACGGGGTAACGCCTGCAGCCGGATTCAGTTCTACCGTTGAAGACCTTGCATCATTCGCAGCCTGGCAGTTCCGGCTTTACGAGGCCGAAGACGAAGAAATCCTGCATCCCGCCACCATCAAGAACATGCACAACATCCATTGGATGGATAGCGATTTTGGTACAAGCTGGGGGTTGGGCTTTTCGGTATATAAAGGTCCTGATGGTAAAAAATGGGTGGGTCACGGTGGACACTGTCCCGGCTACAAAAGTACGCTGGCGATGATCCCCGAAACCAAAATGGCCTACTCCGTGATGATCAACAGCAGCAATCCCAACCCGGGAAAATATGCACAAGGCATCCACGCTATTTTATCTAAAGCGGGAGAAATTGAGTCGGCTGAAGATGATACTTTAGCTGCCGAACTAAAAGAGTACGCCGGTTATTATCAGGGAGAGGTCATGAAGTCCACCAGTTACGTAGGCACCTGGGGCGACAAGCTGGTGATGATGGGACTGCCCTCCGGCGATCCGGGCAACTTCAACACCTACCGCCGGGTCGATAAAGATCATTTTGTCCGCATCCGCGATAACAAAGAGGACGGCGAGAGCATGCGCTTCATCCGGAATGAAGACGGCGAAGTGATCCAAATGAAATACTACGATAACTACATCTCCGACAAAATAAGCATTGATTGA
- a CDS encoding M90 family metallopeptidase codes for MPLFQFLRRQWVIRRPFPEEWMRVLSGRVPVYRRLPEDLQAKLKQRIAVFMDEKLFEGCGGLTLTEDMRLIIAAHACMLILEEPSDYYPSLQSVLVYPSDYMGAVYDVDSGGVVTEGFEPRSGESWHPGNIVLSWEDIQNGLRNPSDSRNLIYHEFAHQLDYRYGLSAGITPDGETELEDEWAQALAEGYRSHLRHIQRGQQTLLDPYGAENPAEFFAVLTECFLEQPVKLRREHSKLYRLLCEFFKFEPGGW; via the coding sequence ATGCCCCTGTTTCAATTTCTTCGCCGCCAATGGGTGATCCGCCGGCCTTTTCCGGAGGAGTGGATGAGGGTGCTTTCCGGGCGCGTTCCGGTGTATCGCCGGCTGCCGGAAGATCTGCAGGCGAAGCTGAAACAACGCATCGCCGTTTTCATGGACGAAAAACTGTTCGAGGGCTGCGGCGGACTTACTCTCACCGAAGACATGCGCCTGATCATTGCCGCCCATGCCTGCATGCTCATCCTGGAGGAACCGTCCGATTATTATCCCTCGCTGCAGTCCGTACTCGTATATCCGTCCGACTACATGGGCGCGGTCTATGACGTGGATTCCGGCGGGGTGGTGACGGAAGGCTTTGAGCCGCGCTCGGGGGAGTCGTGGCACCCGGGCAATATCGTCCTTTCCTGGGAGGATATTCAGAACGGCCTCCGCAATCCCTCCGATAGCAGAAACCTGATCTATCACGAGTTTGCCCATCAGCTGGATTACCGGTACGGATTATCGGCCGGCATCACTCCCGACGGCGAAACGGAGCTGGAGGACGAATGGGCTCAAGCGCTGGCGGAGGGCTATCGCTCCCATCTGCGCCACATTCAACGGGGACAACAAACCCTGCTGGATCCCTATGGAGCTGAAAACCCGGCCGAGTTTTTTGCCGTGCTTACCGAATGTTTCCTGGAACAGCCCGTGAAGCTGAGGCGTGAACACTCTAAACTGTATCGGCTGCTTTGTGAGTTTTTTAAATTTGAACCGGGGGGTTGGTAG